The nucleotide sequence AAAATCCTTTTTCAATTGATCAAAATTTGTGGGGAAGAAGCAATGAATGCGGAATATTAGAAGATCCTTGGGCAGCTCCGCCTGAAGAAGCATACGAAATGACAGTATCACTTGAAAATACGCCAGATCAGCCACAAATCGTTGAAATCGGATTTGAGCAAGGTGTTCCTGTATCCCTTAATGGTGAGAGTGTATCGCTCGATCACCTCATTCACCAGCTAAATGAATGGGGAGGCGCACATGGGGTTGGACGAATCGATCATGTGGAGAATAGACTCGTTGGGATTAAATCACGTGAAGTTTATGAGTGTCCTGCAGCTACAACACTTATTAAGGCACATAAAGAATTAGAAGACTTAACATTAGTAAAAGAAGTCGCTCATTTTAAGCCGATCATAGAAAAGAAGATGACAGAATTAATCTATGAAGGTCTTTGGTTCTCACCACTGAACGCATCGTTAAAAGCCTTTTTGGATGAAACACAAAAACATGTAACAGGGACTGTCCGTGTTAAATTCTTTAAAGGCCATGCGATTGTAGAAGGAAGAAAATCACCTTACTCTCTATATGATGAAAAATTAGCTACTTACACATCAGACGATGCATTTGATCACACTGCTGCAAAAGGGTTTATCTCACTATGGGGGTTACCTACAAAAGTCAGCAGCATGGTTCAAAAAAATGAGGTGAAAGTGTGAAAAAGCTATGGGGAGGACGTTTCTCTAAACAACCTGAAGAATGGGTAGATGAGTTCGGAGCATCCATTTCGTTCGATCAGCAGCTGGCAAGTCAAGATTTAAAAGGAAGTCTTGCGCATGCTAAAATGCTGTATCAATGCAATATTATTGATGAAAGTGCTTATGAAAACATTAAGAATGG is from Fictibacillus sp. b24 and encodes:
- a CDS encoding argininosuccinate synthase, whose amino-acid sequence is MGKKVVLAYSGGLDTSVAIPWLADKGYEVIALCLDVGEGKDLPFIQSKALSIGASESIVLDVQKEYAEEYALVALQSHALYEGKYPLISALSRPLIAKKLVETAEKYGATAVAHGCTGKGNDQVRFEVSVAALAPELEVLAPVREWSWSREEEIQYAKQHDIPVPIKKENPFSIDQNLWGRSNECGILEDPWAAPPEEAYEMTVSLENTPDQPQIVEIGFEQGVPVSLNGESVSLDHLIHQLNEWGGAHGVGRIDHVENRLVGIKSREVYECPAATTLIKAHKELEDLTLVKEVAHFKPIIEKKMTELIYEGLWFSPLNASLKAFLDETQKHVTGTVRVKFFKGHAIVEGRKSPYSLYDEKLATYTSDDAFDHTAAKGFISLWGLPTKVSSMVQKNEVKV